A DNA window from Maribellus comscasis contains the following coding sequences:
- a CDS encoding tetrathionate reductase family octaheme c-type cytochrome, with protein METGKRSKQNFLKLFLLFTAIVLPWIIGIIYVKHTKPEPQTTSVKLINYERDTVSKVDHSQFAVLQQDFETPEAVTEACLSCHNTTAKEIMKTSHWKWERDYILENGDTIQLGKKNVLNNFCIGVSSNEPRCTSCHIGYGWKDNDFDFTARKKIDCLICHDKTGTYKKFPTSAGYPVTKTTTTSDNKTFYPPDYQYIATNIGSPGRSNCGACHFTGGGGNNVKHGDIANELNKVTREIDVHMGIDGANMDCVDCHKTHRHNISGNLYSIASKDTNRVSCAQCHSEQPHNNNILNLHTGKVACQTCHIPSYAKLSSTKMSWDWSTAGQFKKDGSYLIKKDSLGNVIYHTMKGSFVWENNVVPEYQWFNGKARHYVIGEEVDSSKVVELNTLEGSYSDNQSKIIPVKVHRSKQIYDTENEYLIVPHLFGKDSTAYWTNFDWNKASETGMASVGLDYSGKYDFASTEMSWPINHMVAPASESLNCVDCHSDNSRIAALNNFYLIGRDRNNPFDYLGIGLIALSAIGVVIHALLRIIKSRR; from the coding sequence ATGGAAACCGGGAAAAGATCAAAACAGAATTTTTTAAAACTGTTTTTATTGTTTACGGCAATAGTATTGCCTTGGATTATTGGAATTATTTATGTAAAACATACAAAGCCCGAACCCCAAACGACTTCAGTAAAACTGATAAATTATGAGCGTGATACTGTTTCAAAGGTAGATCACTCTCAATTTGCTGTTTTGCAACAGGATTTTGAAACGCCGGAAGCAGTTACCGAAGCTTGTTTGTCCTGTCATAATACCACTGCCAAAGAGATAATGAAAACATCGCACTGGAAATGGGAGAGAGATTATATACTCGAAAACGGAGATACAATTCAGTTGGGCAAGAAGAATGTTCTGAATAATTTTTGTATTGGAGTTTCCTCTAATGAACCGAGATGTACAAGTTGTCATATCGGGTATGGATGGAAAGACAACGATTTTGATTTTACGGCCAGAAAAAAAATAGATTGTTTAATTTGCCATGATAAGACAGGGACTTATAAAAAATTTCCTACAAGCGCCGGGTATCCGGTAACAAAAACGACAACGACTTCTGACAACAAAACTTTTTATCCTCCAGATTATCAATACATCGCCACTAATATTGGTTCGCCGGGTCGTAGTAACTGCGGAGCCTGTCATTTTACCGGAGGAGGTGGCAACAATGTGAAACATGGCGACATTGCCAACGAACTTAACAAAGTAACACGTGAAATAGATGTGCACATGGGAATCGACGGTGCAAATATGGATTGTGTAGATTGTCATAAAACTCACAGGCACAATATTTCGGGGAACTTGTATTCAATTGCTTCGAAAGACACGAACAGGGTAAGTTGTGCACAATGCCATTCAGAGCAACCACACAACAATAATATTCTAAATTTACACACAGGAAAAGTAGCGTGCCAAACCTGTCACATTCCATCATATGCAAAGTTAAGCTCAACAAAAATGTCGTGGGACTGGTCAACGGCCGGGCAGTTTAAAAAAGATGGAAGCTATCTTATAAAAAAGGATAGCCTTGGAAATGTGATATACCACACCATGAAAGGTTCTTTTGTATGGGAAAACAATGTTGTTCCCGAGTATCAGTGGTTCAATGGCAAAGCGCGTCATTATGTTATCGGCGAAGAGGTTGATTCTTCAAAAGTTGTTGAACTTAACACACTTGAAGGGAGTTACTCCGACAATCAATCAAAAATAATTCCTGTAAAAGTACATCGCTCAAAGCAAATTTATGATACAGAAAATGAATATCTGATTGTACCCCACCTGTTCGGGAAAGACAGTACAGCTTACTGGACAAATTTTGACTGGAATAAAGCTTCGGAAACCGGAATGGCAAGTGTTGGCCTAGATTACAGCGGGAAATATGATTTCGCATCTACCGAGATGTCATGGCCTATCAATCACATGGTAGCTCCGGCCAGTGAATCTTTAAATTGTGTTGATTGCCACTCGGATAACAGCCGTATTGCTGCCCTTAATAATTTTTACCTGATAGGCCGCGACAGAAATAATCCTTTCGATTACCTCGGTATAGGCCTGATAGCACTTTCGGCAATCGGGGTTGTTATACATGCTCTTTTACGTATTATTAAAAGCAGGCGATAA
- a CDS encoding metal ABC transporter solute-binding protein, Zn/Mn family produces MQITTSKILIIIVALCLLSCNSKSNKNGDVTKQVVTVSILPQKTFVEMIAGDDFKVNVLLPPGASPAVFTLLPSQLKDITHSKVWFRVGHVGFEYSWKEKIEQANRQMKVIDLSKELDLISATSITSTETKTEKGINPHIWMSPPLVKQMARRITEELSVLNPEKSAIYNENYLKFATEIDQLDDIIRSTLKDYQGRKFIMFHPSLSYFAREYGLKEYSLEPGGKEPTPQRMAELVKLARKENIRVIYIQSDLDREQARVFAEEIDGEIIEMWPLNPAWEENLMKITKILIANF; encoded by the coding sequence ATGCAAATAACTACATCCAAAATATTGATAATAATTGTAGCCCTTTGTTTATTATCTTGTAATTCAAAAAGCAATAAAAATGGTGATGTCACGAAACAAGTAGTAACCGTAAGTATTTTACCTCAAAAAACATTTGTTGAAATGATAGCGGGAGATGACTTTAAAGTAAATGTTTTACTCCCGCCCGGAGCAAGTCCAGCCGTTTTTACACTATTACCTTCTCAGCTAAAAGATATAACCCATTCAAAAGTTTGGTTTCGTGTTGGGCATGTTGGCTTTGAATATTCATGGAAAGAAAAGATTGAACAAGCCAACCGGCAAATGAAGGTGATTGACCTTTCAAAAGAATTGGACTTAATTTCTGCTACATCCATAACCTCAACCGAAACAAAAACAGAGAAGGGGATTAATCCCCACATCTGGATGTCGCCACCATTGGTAAAACAAATGGCTCGCCGAATTACAGAAGAACTTTCTGTTTTAAATCCTGAAAAAAGTGCCATTTACAACGAAAACTACCTCAAGTTTGCCACTGAAATTGACCAATTAGATGATATAATCAGAAGTACTTTAAAGGATTATCAAGGTCGTAAATTTATTATGTTTCATCCAAGTCTTTCGTACTTTGCCCGCGAATATGGACTAAAGGAATATTCACTTGAACCTGGCGGAAAGGAACCAACACCTCAACGAATGGCTGAACTGGTTAAGCTGGCCAGAAAAGAGAACATAAGAGTAATTTATATTCAAAGTGATTTGGACCGTGAACAAGCCCGTGTATTTGCAGAAGAAATCGACGGAGAAATTATCGAAATGTGGCCGTTAAACCCAGCTTGGGAAGAAAATCTGATGAAAATTACAAAAATACTTATAGCTAATTTTTAA
- a CDS encoding cytochrome b/b6 domain-containing protein: MKRSTYIYRSFERFWHWSQALLIFFLALTGFEMHGSFTLFGFENTVRWHNTAAWAFLVLIIFAIFWHFVTGEWKQYIPTTKFIKAQVEYYLTGIFRGAPHPTHKTVYNKFNPLQRLIYLGLKLLVIPIQVVTGFIYMAYIYPNANLHVQGLTNIAVIHTLGAFLLIAFVVAHVYLTTTGEKPLSAIKAMITGWEVIKVDEKEERVKNLHKAVDESVAGYYRLDKNGIIVDVNEAWLKMYKCTDRSKIIGQHFSVTRDTGELQKLTKQINDVLNGKIIPGVSVRRKCMDDSHGNHILSANPVYENEQIIGVEGFILNVDPKEDAGEYMYNAVKNSGAGYYRLNENGIIENVNTAWLQMYKYEAPDEIMGRHFSVTRPSSEVEKLETTFARVMNGEIISGNIATRRCKDGTTAQHILSANPIFVRDRIVGMEGFILDISNLETL, from the coding sequence ATGAAAAGATCGACATATATTTATCGTAGTTTTGAGCGTTTTTGGCACTGGAGCCAGGCATTACTTATTTTCTTCCTGGCGCTGACCGGATTTGAAATGCACGGTTCGTTTACACTTTTCGGGTTCGAAAACACAGTCAGATGGCACAATACTGCAGCATGGGCTTTTCTTGTTTTGATTATATTTGCTATTTTCTGGCATTTTGTCACCGGCGAATGGAAACAATATATTCCTACTACAAAATTTATTAAAGCACAGGTTGAATACTACCTTACCGGAATTTTTCGGGGCGCTCCGCATCCTACCCACAAAACCGTTTATAATAAATTTAATCCGCTGCAACGTTTAATTTACCTGGGGTTAAAACTTTTAGTCATCCCAATACAGGTGGTTACCGGCTTTATCTATATGGCCTATATCTATCCCAATGCAAACCTGCATGTACAGGGATTAACCAATATCGCTGTTATTCATACACTTGGGGCATTCCTGCTAATAGCATTCGTAGTTGCACATGTTTACCTCACAACAACCGGAGAAAAGCCACTTTCTGCAATAAAAGCAATGATTACAGGCTGGGAAGTAATAAAAGTTGATGAAAAGGAAGAACGGGTTAAAAATTTGCATAAAGCTGTGGATGAAAGTGTAGCTGGCTACTACCGGCTGGACAAAAATGGGATCATTGTAGATGTAAACGAGGCATGGTTGAAAATGTATAAGTGTACTGATCGTTCCAAAATAATTGGACAACATTTTTCAGTAACACGCGATACCGGCGAATTGCAAAAACTAACAAAGCAGATAAATGATGTTTTAAATGGGAAGATCATTCCCGGGGTGTCAGTCCGGAGAAAGTGTATGGATGACTCCCATGGAAACCATATTTTATCGGCAAATCCGGTTTACGAGAATGAACAAATAATTGGAGTAGAAGGATTTATTTTGAATGTTGACCCCAAAGAGGATGCAGGTGAGTACATGTACAACGCCGTAAAAAACAGTGGCGCCGGGTATTATCGCCTTAACGAAAACGGAATCATTGAAAACGTTAACACGGCCTGGCTGCAAATGTATAAATATGAAGCACCGGATGAAATTATGGGGAGACACTTTTCGGTTACCCGTCCGTCATCCGAGGTTGAAAAGCTTGAAACTACGTTTGCCAGGGTAATGAACGGCGAAATAATCAGCGGAAATATAGCCACACGGAGATGTAAAGATGGGACAACTGCCCAACATATCCTCTCGGCAAATCCCATTTTTGTCAGGGACCGGATTGTTGGAATGGAAGGATTTATTCTTGATATTTCAAACCTGGAAACTTTATGA
- a CDS encoding DUF4405 domain-containing protein has product MIYIKNKSKINLVIDGVMLILLALIIGGGLMIKYVLLPGFKRNVLYGSDAELYFWGLDRHQWGSIHLYLGFVFLFLLFLHVILHWKMIVGIFSQMIKGQISRKIISVCIGGVALFFALAPLLLRPEVMPLERKYNHRQNTENFIREMQPMLPTQPSAQAFQRTAEKSNEEQKRSHLIHDFSKLEIFGSMTLEEVSQKYSIPLNRLAGTLNIPLNKSGERIGRLKRRYGFEIIELKETITQLKE; this is encoded by the coding sequence ATGATTTATATTAAGAATAAGTCGAAAATTAACCTCGTGATCGATGGTGTTATGTTGATTTTACTTGCATTGATTATCGGGGGTGGATTAATGATTAAGTATGTATTGTTGCCGGGTTTCAAGCGTAACGTTTTGTATGGAAGTGATGCTGAGCTTTACTTCTGGGGACTCGACAGACATCAATGGGGAAGTATTCATTTATACCTTGGTTTTGTTTTCCTGTTTTTATTATTTCTTCATGTTATTCTTCATTGGAAAATGATAGTTGGTATTTTCAGTCAAATGATTAAAGGACAAATTTCAAGGAAGATAATTTCAGTTTGTATTGGTGGGGTAGCCCTTTTTTTTGCTTTGGCCCCGCTCTTATTAAGACCCGAAGTTATGCCGTTGGAAAGAAAATATAACCATAGACAAAATACCGAAAATTTTATACGAGAAATGCAACCTATGTTACCAACCCAACCTTCTGCCCAAGCCTTTCAACGAACGGCTGAAAAATCTAATGAAGAACAAAAGAGAAGCCACCTGATACATGACTTTTCCAAACTGGAAATATTTGGCAGCATGACTCTGGAAGAGGTTTCGCAAAAATATTCGATCCCTTTAAATAGGCTGGCTGGTACACTGAATATTCCTTTAAATAAATCGGGAGAAAGAATTGGGAGATTAAAAAGGAGATATGGTTTTGAGATTATAGAATTGAAAGAGACTATTACTCAATTAAAAGAGTGA
- a CDS encoding transposase translates to MFIQLGNSLDKNKFPSVNLYFQDESRFGLMSHIGRCITAKGVRPVISYQHRFSTTYLYGSYSPIDGNSFVWEINGTSIDIFKRYLQAFSAQRPNEYKIVVIDNARFHLIKPDEVPENIFLLNIPPYTPELNPSEQIWQYIKTRYKNQLFATMRDLKKWLWDMVIKMQPETIMSITGNKHYLKLFNAAFCI, encoded by the coding sequence GTGTTCATTCAACTTGGAAACAGTCTGGATAAAAATAAGTTTCCATCTGTAAACCTTTATTTCCAGGATGAAAGCAGGTTTGGATTAATGAGTCATATCGGACGCTGTATAACAGCAAAAGGCGTACGCCCAGTCATCAGTTATCAACATCGTTTTTCAACTACCTATTTGTATGGAAGTTATTCGCCCATTGATGGAAATTCTTTCGTATGGGAAATTAATGGTACAAGTATCGATATTTTTAAGCGTTATCTTCAGGCTTTTTCAGCACAAAGGCCAAATGAATATAAAATTGTTGTTATCGATAATGCCCGCTTCCATCTGATAAAGCCAGATGAAGTCCCCGAGAACATATTCCTATTGAACATTCCTCCATATACACCGGAATTGAATCCCTCTGAACAAATATGGCAATACATAAAAACAAGGTACAAGAACCAATTATTTGCCACTATGCGCGACCTTAAGAAATGGCTTTGGGATATGGTAATAAAAATGCAACCCGAAACCATAATGTCAATAACTGGAAACAAACACTACCTAAAACTTTTCAATGCGGCATTTTGTATTTAA
- a CDS encoding indolepyruvate ferredoxin oxidoreductase subunit alpha has product MKGRRLGKRIFQRNEPVTEGEYCICPKCGHSTIHVKGRPCRRFLCPVCHIPLTRSQNSFHSKELKTDSAKSKTLKYPKVDIEICTGCGSCIDVCPVEAISLIEGKAFIEEDICTNCRVCENECPVEAIN; this is encoded by the coding sequence ATGAAAGGAAGAAGGTTGGGAAAACGAATATTTCAACGCAATGAACCGGTTACGGAAGGAGAATACTGTATCTGTCCGAAGTGTGGTCATTCTACTATTCATGTTAAGGGAAGGCCATGTCGTCGTTTCTTGTGCCCGGTTTGCCACATTCCTTTAACCCGTTCCCAAAATAGTTTTCATTCAAAAGAATTGAAAACAGACTCTGCGAAATCAAAAACATTAAAATATCCAAAAGTAGACATTGAAATCTGCACCGGATGCGGAAGCTGTATTGATGTATGCCCGGTGGAAGCAATTTCTTTGATTGAAGGTAAAGCTTTTATTGAAGAAGATATATGTACCAATTGCCGAGTGTGTGAAAATGAATGCCCGGTAGAGGCTATTAATTAA
- the tsaA gene encoding tRNA (N6-threonylcarbamoyladenosine(37)-N6)-methyltransferase TrmO has translation MEDIVFHPIGIIHSEYKQTKDTPIQPASGMRISGSVEIFPEYAEGLQDIEGFSHLILIYHFNRSSGYKLKVKPFLDENLHGVFSTRAPFRPNPIGLSVVKLISRNKNILEIENIDILDGTPLFDIKPFVPDFDAAENVKIGWVTRSQNKISNTFNDGRFESES, from the coding sequence ATGGAAGATATTGTTTTTCACCCTATAGGAATTATTCATTCTGAATATAAACAAACAAAAGATACCCCCATCCAACCTGCTTCTGGTATGAGAATTAGTGGGAGTGTTGAAATTTTTCCTGAATATGCTGAGGGATTACAAGACATTGAAGGATTTTCACACTTGATTCTAATTTATCATTTCAATCGTTCGTCGGGGTATAAATTAAAGGTAAAGCCTTTTCTTGACGAAAATTTGCACGGTGTCTTTTCTACGCGGGCTCCATTTCGGCCTAATCCAATAGGGTTGTCAGTTGTAAAACTTATTTCCAGAAATAAAAATATTTTAGAAATTGAAAATATTGATATTCTGGATGGTACTCCACTATTTGACATCAAACCTTTTGTTCCGGATTTTGATGCAGCAGAAAATGTAAAGATTGGTTGGGTAACCAGATCGCAAAATAAGATATCAAATACGTTTAACGACGGTCGTTTTGAATCGGAATCTTAA
- a CDS encoding transposase domain-containing protein, protein MALGYGNKNATRNHNVNNWKQTLPKTFQCGILYLKWYKKNDVNPFELLKKVLEAISEHKVSKLHELLPQNLKP, encoded by the coding sequence ATGGCTTTGGGATATGGTAATAAAAATGCAACCCGAAACCATAATGTCAATAACTGGAAACAAACACTACCTAAAACTTTTCAATGCGGCATTTTGTATTTAAAATGGTATAAGAAGAACGATGTGAACCCGTTTGAGTTGCTCAAAAAAGTACTGGAGGCAATCTCGGAACACAAGGTCAGCAAACTACACGAACTCCTGCCTCAGAACCTGAAGCCTTAG
- a CDS encoding hybrid sensor histidine kinase/response regulator: protein MIMDNPIYILVVDDNLENLKVVSNFLKEEDYKIALAIDGESALEVLRNTQIDLILLDVMMPGKDGFEVCEEIKSDKELAEIPVIFLTAKTAPEDIIKGFKTGAIDYLTKPFIRDELLIRVKTHLEHNKSKKKLLETIKTRDKLFSIIAHDIRAPFSSISMLISLLNLDEEENSSDTKKRVMPLLERTAKDTTILLDNLLEWTRLQTDTITLKPQYLDVSTIIKDCINLLKGNAKAKNIDIELKLEKEIIAFFDEVTMHTVFRNLISNAIKFTPDKGLIIINVRYEGNYASIGVTDSGVGMSDELQRKIFEDDNIYTSQGTNQEKGSGLGLKIVKDMVAQNKGLISVKSEINIGTQIVVRIPTGRL, encoded by the coding sequence ATGATAATGGACAATCCCATCTATATTTTAGTTGTTGACGACAATCTTGAAAACTTAAAAGTAGTGAGCAATTTTCTAAAAGAAGAAGATTATAAAATCGCCTTGGCGATAGATGGGGAGAGTGCATTAGAGGTGCTTAGAAATACTCAAATCGACCTTATTTTGCTTGACGTAATGATGCCTGGGAAAGACGGATTTGAAGTATGTGAGGAAATAAAATCAGATAAAGAGTTAGCTGAAATTCCCGTAATTTTTCTTACCGCTAAGACCGCTCCTGAAGATATTATTAAAGGATTTAAAACCGGTGCGATTGATTATTTGACAAAACCATTTATTCGCGACGAGCTGTTGATAAGAGTGAAAACTCATCTTGAACATAACAAGTCGAAGAAGAAACTACTTGAAACCATCAAAACACGTGATAAATTATTTTCAATTATTGCACATGACATCAGGGCTCCGTTCTCTTCTATATCAATGCTTATATCTTTACTTAATCTTGATGAAGAAGAAAACAGTAGCGATACAAAAAAACGGGTTATGCCTCTTTTGGAAAGAACGGCTAAGGATACCACAATATTGCTAGACAACTTGTTGGAGTGGACCCGGCTTCAGACAGACACCATTACACTTAAGCCACAATATTTAGACGTTTCAACAATTATTAAAGACTGTATTAATTTATTAAAAGGGAACGCGAAAGCAAAAAATATTGATATCGAACTTAAGTTAGAAAAAGAAATTATTGCTTTTTTTGATGAAGTAACAATGCATACTGTTTTTCGAAATTTAATATCAAATGCAATTAAATTTACACCAGATAAAGGGTTAATTATCATAAATGTAAGATACGAAGGGAATTATGCTTCAATAGGGGTAACAGATTCCGGGGTGGGGATGTCCGATGAACTTCAAAGAAAGATATTTGAAGATGATAATATTTATACGAGTCAGGGCACGAACCAGGAAAAAGGAAGCGGCTTGGGGCTTAAAATTGTAAAAGACATGGTTGCTCAAAATAAAGGGCTTATTTCGGTTAAAAGCGAAATAAACATTGGAACTCAAATAGTAGTAAGGATACCGACTGGGAGACTCTAA
- a CDS encoding winged helix-turn-helix domain-containing protein — protein sequence MTDEIHNGLASRVTNNRNPFLGYRDAQQWVKSEYGVDINYHTLRYHLIKHFGTKLKSPRKSHVKKDDQAAEAFFKTT from the coding sequence ATGACAGATGAAATTCACAATGGATTAGCATCCAGAGTTACTAATAACCGTAATCCGTTCCTGGGGTACCGGGATGCACAACAATGGGTAAAAAGCGAATATGGGGTAGATATAAATTACCATACTTTGCGCTATCATTTAATCAAACATTTTGGGACGAAGCTAAAATCTCCAAGAAAATCCCATGTAAAAAAAGATGACCAGGCTGCAGAAGCCTTTTTTAAAACTACCTAA
- a CDS encoding FAD-dependent oxidoreductase — translation MKTYDVIIIGGGPAAIVTGITVKKFFKEKSVLMIKEEADGLVPCGIPYIFNLLGNDAGKNKMGPKPFVNLGGEVVVDSAIKVDKTAKKVLVKSGEEFSYGKLVFATGSEPVIPTFIPGHDLRNVFYVKKSFPYIHELASKISGFKNIVIVGGGFIGAEVAEQMAASGMNITLVESEPLCFSKAFSPELSAIATDVLRETKVNVMTSTLVKEITGENDTVQHVVLSDGRKIEADAVTLSIGYKANSQLAEESGLELNRFGDIHVDNYGRTTVKDISAVGDCAQTFGFLTGRSDVIKLASTATAEARTLGHNIFGIRIKKCTAGTLGVFSTEINGLAMAAAGANEKSAGESGVELISSKFSSPDRHPGGLPGMSNLTVKLYASPVDGSILGGEAWGGKSVGEIINIISLAIQKSITVFELISFQVGTHPLLTASPVNNPIVRAAEDIVYKMTCSKY, via the coding sequence ATGAAAACATACGATGTAATTATTATTGGAGGTGGCCCGGCTGCCATTGTAACCGGAATTACGGTTAAGAAGTTTTTTAAAGAGAAAAGTGTACTGATGATAAAAGAAGAAGCAGATGGGCTTGTGCCATGTGGAATTCCTTATATTTTTAATTTGCTGGGAAACGATGCCGGGAAAAATAAAATGGGACCAAAACCATTTGTTAATTTAGGAGGTGAGGTTGTTGTTGATTCTGCCATAAAGGTAGATAAAACAGCTAAAAAGGTTTTAGTAAAATCGGGAGAGGAATTTAGCTACGGTAAACTGGTTTTTGCTACAGGTTCTGAACCTGTTATTCCCACTTTCATACCTGGGCATGACCTCCGGAATGTTTTTTACGTAAAGAAGAGTTTTCCATATATTCATGAACTGGCGTCGAAAATCAGTGGGTTTAAAAATATTGTTATTGTTGGAGGCGGATTCATTGGAGCTGAAGTCGCAGAACAAATGGCTGCTTCGGGAATGAATATTACGCTTGTTGAAAGTGAACCACTTTGTTTTTCAAAAGCCTTTTCACCAGAATTAAGTGCCATTGCAACAGATGTATTGAGAGAAACAAAGGTCAATGTGATGACATCAACACTGGTCAAAGAAATTACCGGAGAAAATGATACTGTTCAGCACGTTGTGCTCTCTGACGGAAGAAAAATTGAAGCCGATGCCGTGACTCTTTCCATTGGCTATAAGGCCAATTCACAACTGGCTGAAGAATCAGGGCTCGAATTAAACCGGTTTGGCGATATTCATGTAGATAATTATGGCCGAACGACAGTAAAAGACATTAGCGCTGTTGGCGATTGTGCACAAACTTTTGGTTTTCTGACGGGACGAAGTGATGTTATAAAACTGGCATCCACAGCTACAGCAGAAGCTCGTACTTTGGGGCATAATATTTTTGGTATTCGTATAAAAAAGTGCACTGCAGGTACATTGGGCGTATTTTCTACTGAAATCAATGGTCTGGCTATGGCAGCTGCTGGCGCAAACGAAAAAAGTGCCGGTGAATCGGGAGTTGAACTAATATCATCTAAATTTTCATCGCCCGACCGGCATCCGGGAGGACTGCCCGGAATGAGCAACTTAACAGTCAAACTCTATGCTTCGCCAGTGGACGGAAGTATTCTTGGGGGTGAAGCCTGGGGAGGAAAATCGGTAGGTGAAATCATTAATATTATCAGTTTGGCCATCCAAAAATCCATTACTGTTTTTGAACTGATCTCTTTCCAGGTGGGCACACACCCGCTATTAACTGCGTCACCCGTAAATAATCCGATTGTCAGGGCAGCCGAAGATATTGTATATAAAATGACGTGTTCGAAATATTAA
- a CDS encoding endonuclease Q family protein, with protein sequence MQKLIQLNRAMEKEGQEKHLGEGHGLGRGGGQGKNKGGAFGPSGFCVCAKCGHKVRHQQGIKCTTIKCPKCGHTMVREELLNQKR encoded by the coding sequence ATGCAAAAATTAATTCAATTGAACAGAGCTATGGAAAAGGAAGGTCAGGAAAAACATTTGGGAGAAGGTCACGGATTAGGTCGTGGCGGAGGTCAGGGGAAAAACAAAGGAGGAGCATTTGGCCCATCGGGATTTTGTGTTTGTGCAAAATGCGGTCATAAAGTTCGTCATCAGCAAGGTATAAAATGTACAACTATAAAGTGCCCAAAATGTGGACATACCATGGTTCGGGAAGAATTATTAAATCAAAAGAGGTAA
- a CDS encoding Crp/Fnr family transcriptional regulator, with amino-acid sequence MESNNIKCRDCVIKSSAVSVLNYDELGILEKGCFQTNFRKGELIFKQGSPAKHITYIRKGFVKLSKTIATNKEYIVSISKKGAYLGIQNLNKTNNTNYFSAYALTDTLVCFLDIDYFDQLIKRNGEFAAEVITYIINDEMGNFDRFLNNVQQQLPGRLANILFYFYQQVYNQNPFSLNITKAELASLIGTSRESVTRLLKDFQDDSIIKMDKNNIQILNESKLLEIKLKG; translated from the coding sequence ATGGAATCGAACAACATTAAATGCCGAGACTGTGTAATTAAATCAAGTGCTGTATCTGTTTTAAATTACGATGAATTAGGTATTCTGGAGAAAGGTTGTTTTCAAACCAATTTTCGAAAAGGCGAATTAATTTTTAAACAAGGGAGCCCGGCTAAACATATTACATACATTCGTAAGGGATTTGTAAAGCTAAGTAAAACGATAGCCACTAATAAAGAATACATAGTAAGCATCTCAAAAAAAGGTGCTTACCTTGGAATCCAGAATTTGAACAAAACAAATAATACAAACTACTTTTCAGCCTATGCCTTAACCGACACACTAGTATGCTTTCTCGATATCGACTATTTTGACCAATTGATTAAGCGTAACGGAGAATTCGCAGCCGAAGTAATAACCTACATTATTAATGATGAAATGGGTAATTTCGATCGTTTTCTAAATAATGTTCAGCAACAGTTGCCTGGGAGGTTAGCCAATATTCTGTTTTATTTTTACCAACAGGTTTACAACCAAAATCCGTTTAGCCTTAACATAACCAAAGCAGAACTTGCTTCGTTAATTGGAACTTCCAGGGAAAGTGTCACCCGTTTGTTAAAAGATTTTCAGGACGACAGTATTATAAAAATGGACAAAAACAACATTCAAATTTTGAACGAATCCAAATTATTGGAAATTAAGCTAAAAGGGTAA